A stretch of the Azorhizobium caulinodans ORS 571 genome encodes the following:
- a CDS encoding sll0787 family AIR synthase-like protein, whose protein sequence is MERALDSLAQTLRASSGLAAKADIASVAARLGLNGASAVPVGDDCAAIPDGEGYLLLAIEGFMNAFVAGDPWFAGWCGVMVNASDIAAMGGRPLAVVDAVWADGEEGAQPVLEGMAAASAAFGIPVVGGHTNIRNDRGQLSVAILGRAKRLLTSFDARPGQTLIAAIDLRGRYRAPFSNWEAATDAPPARLKGDMALLPEIAEAGLSRAAKDISQGGAIGTAAMLAESSGTGVRIDPFAIPRPEGVDLARWLTTFPSFGYLLAADPADVPALIARFTTRGIAAAAIGEMTAERQVVIAHGTEREIIWDFARRPLIGCAPPEAAA, encoded by the coding sequence ATGGAGCGCGCCCTCGATAGCCTCGCGCAAACGCTGCGCGCCAGCTCCGGCCTTGCCGCCAAGGCGGACATTGCGAGTGTCGCCGCCCGCCTCGGCCTTAATGGGGCGAGCGCCGTGCCGGTGGGCGATGACTGCGCCGCCATTCCCGATGGCGAGGGCTATCTGCTGCTGGCCATCGAGGGTTTCATGAACGCCTTCGTGGCCGGCGATCCCTGGTTCGCCGGCTGGTGCGGGGTGATGGTGAACGCCTCCGACATCGCCGCCATGGGCGGGCGCCCGCTCGCGGTGGTGGATGCGGTGTGGGCAGACGGCGAAGAGGGCGCGCAGCCGGTGCTGGAAGGCATGGCCGCCGCCTCCGCAGCCTTCGGCATTCCGGTGGTGGGCGGGCACACCAACATCCGCAATGATCGGGGCCAGCTCTCCGTCGCCATTCTCGGGCGGGCGAAGCGTTTGCTCACCAGCTTCGATGCCCGGCCCGGACAGACGCTCATTGCCGCCATCGACCTGCGCGGCCGCTATCGCGCGCCCTTCTCCAACTGGGAAGCGGCCACGGACGCCCCGCCCGCGCGGCTCAAAGGCGATATGGCGCTGCTGCCCGAGATCGCGGAAGCGGGTCTCTCCCGCGCCGCCAAGGATATCAGCCAGGGCGGGGCCATCGGCACCGCCGCCATGCTGGCGGAAAGCTCCGGCACCGGCGTGCGCATCGACCCGTTCGCGATCCCACGGCCCGAGGGCGTGGACCTCGCCCGCTGGCTCACCACCTTCCCGAGCTTCGGCTATCTGCTGGCCGCCGATCCGGCGGACGTGCCGGCACTCATCGCCCGCTTCACCACGCGCGGCATCGCCGCCGCTGCCATCGGCGAGATGACGGCCGAACGGCAGGTGGTGATCGCCCACGGGACTGAGCGCGAAATCATCTGGGACTTCGCCCGCAGGCCGCTCATCGGCTGCGCCCCGCCGGAGGCCGCCGCATGA
- a CDS encoding MSMEG_0572/Sll0783 family nitrogen starvation response protein, producing the protein MPAVTAPAHQKGDFFVDYEDKKFEDVKALPGEKALVTFHTVAFEGSIGFVNLLQATRLKRKGFETSILLYGPGVTLGVQRGFPKLGDEAFPGHMNFNNQLTKFMEEGGKVYACRFALQALYGHGEPSLIPGITPISPLDVLDLVLLHRRDNAFILDTWTL; encoded by the coding sequence ATGCCCGCCGTCACCGCCCCCGCCCACCAGAAGGGTGATTTCTTCGTCGATTACGAGGACAAGAAGTTCGAGGACGTGAAAGCCCTTCCCGGAGAGAAGGCGCTCGTCACCTTCCACACGGTGGCCTTCGAGGGCTCCATCGGCTTCGTGAACCTGCTCCAGGCCACCCGCCTCAAGCGCAAGGGCTTCGAGACCTCCATCCTGCTCTACGGCCCGGGCGTCACGCTCGGCGTGCAGCGCGGCTTCCCCAAGCTCGGCGACGAGGCCTTTCCCGGCCACATGAACTTCAACAACCAGCTCACGAAGTTCATGGAAGAGGGCGGCAAGGTCTATGCCTGCCGCTTCGCCCTGCAGGCGCTCTACGGCCACGGTGAGCCCTCGCTCATTCCCGGCATCACCCCCATCAGCCCGCTCGACGTGCTCGACCTCGTGCTGCTGCACCGGCGCGACAACGCCTTCATCCTCGACACCTGGACGCTCTGA
- a CDS encoding MSMEG_0568 family radical SAM protein, with product MKQTHPTAAPITPLPTAELMTELQSFGVRLADPDGAGAQSRRGGAGPSDHKAMTLDGMTIMVPVHTAPAAQSPYEIARGSNGATRILRDGLPLAEVSFPLRPRFYDRVTADGVPYWKIATLHGRDVLATTVLQECVRYQSRAKTCQFCAIGQSLEAGRTIARKTPEQLAEVAKAAVELDAVTHMVMTTGTPPGKDRGCSVLMESTAAVKAAVDLAIQVQCEPPDDDIWFKRMHEAGADSLGMHLEAVTPEVRARIMPGKAQVPIARYLSAFEAAVPVFGKGQVSTYILAGLGDTREAILAMCEELLKRGVYPFVVPFVPISGTPLEGHPGPQPAFMKSVLQPLAAMVRAAGLRATDIKAGCGKCGACSALSTYERGIA from the coding sequence ATGAAGCAGACGCATCCGACCGCCGCGCCCATCACCCCGCTGCCGACAGCGGAGCTGATGACCGAGTTGCAGTCCTTCGGGGTCCGGCTCGCTGATCCGGACGGCGCGGGCGCGCAGAGCCGCCGGGGCGGCGCCGGCCCCTCCGACCACAAGGCCATGACGCTGGACGGGATGACCATCATGGTCCCCGTCCACACCGCCCCGGCCGCCCAGAGCCCCTATGAGATCGCGCGGGGCTCGAACGGCGCCACGCGCATCCTGCGCGACGGCCTGCCGCTGGCGGAAGTCTCCTTTCCGCTGCGCCCGCGCTTCTATGACCGCGTGACCGCCGACGGCGTGCCCTACTGGAAGATCGCCACGCTCCACGGCCGCGACGTGCTCGCGACCACCGTATTGCAGGAGTGCGTGCGCTACCAGAGCCGCGCCAAGACCTGCCAGTTCTGTGCCATCGGCCAGTCGCTGGAGGCCGGCCGCACCATCGCCCGCAAGACACCGGAGCAGCTCGCCGAGGTGGCGAAGGCGGCCGTCGAGCTTGATGCCGTCACCCATATGGTGATGACCACCGGCACACCGCCCGGCAAGGATCGCGGCTGCTCCGTCCTCATGGAGAGCACTGCCGCCGTGAAGGCCGCCGTGGACCTCGCCATTCAGGTGCAGTGCGAGCCGCCGGACGACGACATCTGGTTCAAACGCATGCACGAGGCCGGCGCGGATTCCCTCGGGATGCATCTGGAGGCAGTGACGCCGGAGGTGCGCGCCCGCATCATGCCCGGCAAGGCGCAGGTGCCCATCGCACGCTATCTCTCCGCCTTCGAGGCCGCTGTGCCGGTGTTCGGCAAGGGGCAGGTCTCCACCTATATCCTCGCCGGGCTCGGCGACACGCGCGAAGCCATCCTTGCCATGTGCGAGGAACTGCTGAAGCGCGGCGTCTATCCCTTCGTGGTGCCCTTCGTGCCCATCTCCGGCACGCCGCTCGAAGGCCATCCCGGCCCGCAGCCCGCCTTCATGAAATCCGTGCTCCAGCCGCTGGCGGCAATGGTGCGTGCGGCGGGCCTTCGGGCCACCGACATCAAGGCCGGCTGCGGCAAGTGCGGCGCCTGCTCGGCCCTCTCCACGTATGAGCGGGGGATCGCCTGA
- a CDS encoding MSMEG_0567/Sll0786 family nitrogen starvation N-acetyltransferase: protein MFDPFKPFTASEFQVKFATEHWERDGAANLRRRVFCAEQGLFAGDDRDGIDTHAIPIVALSLWGVAADAVVGTVRIHEAEPGTWWGSRLAVAEEYRHVGTLGSSLIRLAVSSAHARGCRRFLAHVQSQNALLFRRLRWRTLEEIELVGRPHHLMEADLAYYPPFAAAETGFLAFPRRAA, encoded by the coding sequence ATGTTCGATCCCTTCAAGCCCTTCACCGCTTCCGAATTCCAGGTGAAGTTCGCCACGGAGCACTGGGAGCGGGACGGCGCCGCCAACCTGCGCCGCCGCGTCTTCTGCGCCGAACAGGGCCTGTTCGCGGGCGATGACCGCGACGGCATCGATACCCATGCCATCCCCATCGTCGCCCTGTCACTGTGGGGCGTGGCGGCGGATGCGGTGGTGGGCACGGTGCGCATCCATGAGGCCGAGCCCGGCACATGGTGGGGCTCGCGCCTCGCGGTGGCGGAGGAGTATCGCCACGTGGGGACGCTCGGCTCCTCGCTGATCCGCCTCGCGGTCTCATCGGCCCATGCGCGCGGCTGCCGGCGCTTCCTCGCCCATGTGCAGAGCCAGAATGCCCTCCTCTTCCGCCGCCTGCGCTGGCGCACGCTGGAAGAGATCGAGCTGGTGGGACGGCCCCATCATCTGATGGAGGCGGACCTCGCTTACTACCCGCCCTTCGCGGCGGCCGAGACGGGCTTCCTCGCCTTTCCACGGCGGGCCGCCTGA
- a CDS encoding Nit6803 family nitrilase, which translates to MSTPEKRIVRAAAVQIAPDLDDGKGTLERVLNAIAEAAGKGADFIVFPETFLPWYPYFSFIAPPVLTGGEHMRLYEHAVSVPGPVTDAISAAARRHAMVIVLGINERDHGSLYNAQLIFDADGTLKLKRRKITPTFHERMIWGQGDGAGLQVVETKVGRVGALACWEHYNPLARYALMAQHEEIHAAQFPGSMVGPIFADQMEVTIRHHALESGCFVVNATGWLTEDQIARISPDEKLRRALTGGCMTAIVNPEGSHLVPPLTSGEGMLVADLDMSLITKRKRMMDSVGHYARPELLSLHIDNRPAVPMQSVAAVSAPPAFGSPRDEADASDRRAHHPAADSGADDRVAVLRGPAR; encoded by the coding sequence ATGTCCACACCCGAAAAACGCATCGTCCGCGCCGCCGCCGTGCAGATCGCGCCCGATCTCGACGACGGCAAGGGCACGCTGGAGCGGGTGCTGAACGCGATCGCCGAGGCAGCCGGCAAGGGCGCGGATTTCATCGTCTTTCCCGAGACCTTCCTGCCCTGGTATCCCTATTTCTCCTTCATCGCCCCGCCGGTACTTACGGGCGGCGAGCACATGCGACTTTATGAGCACGCGGTCAGCGTGCCCGGCCCGGTGACGGACGCCATCTCCGCCGCCGCACGCCGCCACGCCATGGTCATCGTGCTCGGCATCAACGAGCGCGACCACGGCTCGCTCTATAACGCCCAGCTCATCTTCGATGCCGACGGCACGCTGAAGCTCAAGCGCCGCAAGATCACGCCCACCTTCCACGAGCGCATGATCTGGGGCCAGGGCGACGGCGCAGGGCTTCAGGTAGTGGAGACGAAGGTCGGCCGCGTCGGCGCGCTGGCCTGCTGGGAGCATTACAATCCCCTCGCCCGCTATGCGCTCATGGCGCAGCACGAGGAAATCCACGCCGCCCAATTCCCCGGCTCCATGGTCGGCCCCATCTTCGCCGACCAGATGGAAGTCACCATCCGCCACCACGCGCTGGAGAGCGGCTGCTTCGTGGTGAACGCCACCGGCTGGCTCACCGAGGATCAGATCGCCCGTATCTCGCCGGACGAGAAGCTGCGCCGGGCGCTCACGGGCGGCTGCATGACCGCGATCGTGAACCCCGAGGGCAGCCATCTGGTGCCGCCGCTCACCTCTGGCGAGGGGATGCTGGTGGCCGATCTCGACATGAGCCTCATCACCAAGCGCAAGCGCATGATGGACAGCGTCGGCCACTACGCACGGCCGGAACTGCTCAGCCTCCACATCGATAATCGTCCGGCCGTACCCATGCAGTCGGTCGCCGCCGTTTCCGCCCCGCCCGCCTTCGGGAGTCCCCGCGATGAAGCAGACGCATCCGACCGCCGCGCCCATCACCCCGCTGCCGACAGCGGAGCTGATGACCGAGTTGCAGTCCTTCGGGGTCCGGCTCGCTGA